The DNA region AACTGTCTTATGTTTTTATTATTTTTCAATTCAGATTGATTAACCTGACCAGAAATAAATAATGATGGTATACTATCATAGTAACTACTTGCTATACCACCAATCATATTAATTGCACCAGGACCAGATATTCCCATAGCAACAGCTGGCTTATTAGTAACACTAGAATATCCTACACAAGCAAAAGAGGCAGATTGTTCATGTTTCATAGGTATAACTTTAATTTTTCCATTTTTATAAAATGAATTACTTAAATGTAAACTCATACCTCCAACCATTTCATAAACATATTCTATACCTTTAGAAATTAAAAAATTTGCTATATAATCTGATACTTTTATATTCATATATATCCTTTTTTAATTACTATTCAAAAAACTAAAAACAATTCTTTCTATATAGTCTATCATTTCATCATTAATACCAGGATAAACGCCAATCCAAAAGTATTATTTATATAATAATGAATGTAAACATCATATTAACAAC from Brachyspira sp. SAP_772 includes:
- a CDS encoding thiamine pyrophosphate-binding protein, which translates into the protein MNIKVSDYIANFLISKGIEYVYEMVGGMSLHLSNSFYKNGKIKVIPMKHEQSASFACVGYSSVTNKPAVAMGISGPGAINMIGGIASSYYDSIPSLFISGQVNQSELKNNKNIRQ